From the genome of Ziziphus jujuba cultivar Dongzao chromosome 6, ASM3175591v1, one region includes:
- the LOC107430078 gene encoding oligopeptide transporter 7-like isoform X3 gives MEEEPNHQIRIPLLSKDKKDEDYFTKQSTSSPPSKSDSEDQSPVEQVALTVPTTDDPSLPVLTFRMWVLGILSCTLLSFLNQFFWYRTEPLLITAISAQIAVVPLGQLMASKLTDRMFFKGTRLEFTMNPGPFNVKEHVLITIFANSGAGMVYAIHIVTVVKVFYKKNIGLLVSFIVIITTQVIGFGWAGIFRRFLVEPAAMWWPSNLVQVSLFRALHEKEKRPKGGLTRTQFFLIAFICSFAYYVFPGYLFQMLTSLSWICWIFPKSILAQQLGSGLHGLGIGSIGLDWSTISSYYGSPLVSPWFATANVAAGYFIFMFVVTPIFYWLNIYKAKSFPIFSRDLFKSNGQKYNIQAIVDSNFHIDMVAYEKEGPLYLSVFYVITNGVGFASLAALIVHVALFHGREIREQSRSSFQEKTMDIHTKLMRRYKQVPEWWFLVILVSSIAATIFACQKFNDQLQLPWWGLLLACAVGFFFTLPMGIITAITNQSPGLTFVTQYIIGYIYPGYPVANMMFKVYGSISTLQAITFLQDLKLGHYMKIPPRTMFMAQIVGTFIATIVYLGTAWWLMETIPDLCEDPSSIWTCPTDSVFYNGSVIWGLIGPRRIFGDLGTYSAINWFFLGGAIATVLVWVACKAFPRQDWIRLVNMPLLLAATTPMPPATAVNVSTWIIVGFLSGFVVYRYKPELWRRHNYVLSGALDAGLAFMAVLLYFGLGLEGVGLKWWGNELDGCPLASCPTAKGVAVERCPVHH, from the exons ATGGAAGAAGAACCTAACCACCAAATCAGAATCCCTCTCT TATCTAAGGATAAGAAAGATGAAGACTACTTTACCAAGCAGTCAACTTCATCACCACCATCAAAATCCGACTCGGAAGATCAGTCTCCGGTGGAACAAGTGGCTCTTACTGTTCCCACCACAGACGATCCCTCCCTCCCAGTCTTAACCTTTCGAATGTGGGTCCTTGGAATTTTATCGTGCACCCTCCTCTCCTTCCTCAACCAGTTCTTCTGGTACCGAACTGAGCCACTCTTAATCACGGCCATCTCGGCCCAGATAGCGGTGGTTCCACTGGGCCAGCTCATGGCTTCCAAACTTACAGACCGAATGTTTTTCAAAGGGACAAGGTTGGAATTTACGATGAATCCTGGTCCTTTCAATGTAAAAGAGCATGTCCTCATCACCATCTTTGCAAACTCCGGAGCTGGCATGGTCTATGCCATTCATATTGTGACGGTGGTTAAGGTTTTTTACAAGAAAAACATTGGTCTTTTGGTCtcctttattgttattataacaACCCAG GTGATTGGTTTTGGGTGGGCTGGGATTTTCAGGAGGTTCTTGGTGGAACCAGCGGCAATGTGGTGGCCGTCTAATTTGGTTCAGGTTTCACTGTTcag GGCTCTTCATGAGAAGGAAAAAAGGCCCAAAGGGGGATTGACACGCACCCAGTTCTTTCTGATTGCTTTCATCTGCAGCTTTGCCTATTATGTATTCCCTGGCTATCTCTTCCAAATGCTAACCTCCCTCTCTTGGATATGCTGGATTTTCCCCAAATCCATACTGGCCCAACAACTCGGGTCGGGTTTACATGGGCTTGGAATTGGTAGTATTGGGCTCGACTGGTCCACCATCTCTTCCTACTATGGAAGCCCACTTGTGAGTCCATGGTTTGCGACTGCCAACGTTGCCGCTGGATATTTCATTTTCATGTTTGTTGTAACACccatattttattggttgaacATCTACAAAGCCAAAAGTTTCCCGATATTTTCCCGCGATCTGTTCAAATCAAACGGCCAGAAGTATAACATTCAGGCCATCGTTGATTCCAATTTCCACATTGACATGGTTGCCTACGAGAAAGAAGGGCCACTTTATCTCAGCGTATTCTATGTAATTACTAATGGTGTTGGATTTGCTTCTCTTGCTGCCCTAATTGTACATGTTGCTCTCTTCCATGGAAG AGAAATACGGGAGCAAAGCAGATCAAGTTTTCAGGAGAAAACAATGGACATACACACAAAACTAATGAGAAGGTACAAACAAGTGCCTGAGTGGTGGTTTTTGGTCATTCTTGTGTCTAGCATTGCAGCAACCATATTTGCTTGTCAGAAATTCAATGATCAGCTTCAGTTGCCTTGGTGGGGTCTTCTATTAGCCTGTGCCGTTGGCTTTTTCTTCACACTTCCAATGGGAATCATCACTGCCATTACAAATCAA TCACCAGGCTTAACCTTCGTAACCCAGTACATTATAGGGTATATATACCCAGGATATCCTGTCGCCAATATGATGTTCAAGGTTTATGGATCTATTAGCACATTACAGGCCATCACTTTCCTGCAAGACTTAAAGCTTGGTCACTATATGAAAATCCCTCCCAGAACCATGTTCATGGCACAG aTTGTAGGAACATTCATAGCTACCATTGTCTACTTGGGAACTGCATGGTGGCTGATGGAAACCATTCCTGACTTATGTGAGGATCCATCATCCATATGGACATGTCCCACTGACAGTGTGTTTTATAATGGATCAGTCATATGGGGTTTGATAGGTCCTCGAAGGATCTTTGGGGACTTGGGGACTTATTCTGCCATCAATTGGTTCTTCTTAGGAGGTGCTATAGCTACAGTTCTTGTATGGGTAGCCTGCAAGGCATTTCCAAGACAAGATTGGATTAGACTTGTCAACATGCCGCTGCTGCTCGCAGCCACAACACCAATGCCTCCGGCCACTGCGGTTAACGTGTCCACTTGGATCATTGTGGGATTCCTGTCAGGATTTGTGGTTTATAGGTATAAGCCGGAGTTGTGGCGGCGGCATAATTATGTACTTTCTGGTGCTCTTGATGCTGGCCTTGCCTTCATGGCGGTGCTATTGTATTTTGGTTTGGGCttagaaggtgttggtctcaaATGGTGGGGAAATGAGCTTGATGGGTGTCCCTTGGCTTCCTGTCCCACTGCCAAAGGGGTTGCAGTTGAACGTTGCCCTGTTCATCACTGA
- the LOC107430078 gene encoding oligopeptide transporter 7-like isoform X5, with protein MEEEPNHQIRIPLLSKDKKDEDYFTKQSTSSPPSKSDSEDQSPVEQVALTVPTTDDPSLPVLTFRMWVLGILSCTLLSFLNQFFWYRTEPLLITAISAQIAVVPLGQLMASKLTDRMFFKGTRLEFTMNPGPFNVKEHVLITIFANSGAGMVYAIHIVTVVKVFYKKNIGLLVSFIVIITTQVIGFGWAGIFRRFLVEPAAMWWPSNLVQVSLFRALHEKEKRPKGGLTRTQFFLIAFICSFAYYVFPGYLFQMLTSLSWICWIFPKSILAQQLGSGLHGLGIGSIGLDWSTISSYYGSPLVSPWFATANVAAGYFIFMFVVTPIFYWLNIYKAKSFPIFSRDLFKSNGQKYNIQAIVDSNFHIDMVAYEKEGPLYLSVFYVITNGVGFASLAALIVHVALFHGREIREQSRSSFQEKTMDIHTKLMRRYKQVPEWWFLVILVSSIAATIFACQKFNDQLQLPWWGLLLACAVGFFFTLPMGIITAITNQSPGLTFVTQYIIGYIYPGYPVANMMFKVYGSISTLQAITFLQDLKLGHYMKIPPRTMFMAQSYGV; from the exons ATGGAAGAAGAACCTAACCACCAAATCAGAATCCCTCTCT TATCTAAGGATAAGAAAGATGAAGACTACTTTACCAAGCAGTCAACTTCATCACCACCATCAAAATCCGACTCGGAAGATCAGTCTCCGGTGGAACAAGTGGCTCTTACTGTTCCCACCACAGACGATCCCTCCCTCCCAGTCTTAACCTTTCGAATGTGGGTCCTTGGAATTTTATCGTGCACCCTCCTCTCCTTCCTCAACCAGTTCTTCTGGTACCGAACTGAGCCACTCTTAATCACGGCCATCTCGGCCCAGATAGCGGTGGTTCCACTGGGCCAGCTCATGGCTTCCAAACTTACAGACCGAATGTTTTTCAAAGGGACAAGGTTGGAATTTACGATGAATCCTGGTCCTTTCAATGTAAAAGAGCATGTCCTCATCACCATCTTTGCAAACTCCGGAGCTGGCATGGTCTATGCCATTCATATTGTGACGGTGGTTAAGGTTTTTTACAAGAAAAACATTGGTCTTTTGGTCtcctttattgttattataacaACCCAG GTGATTGGTTTTGGGTGGGCTGGGATTTTCAGGAGGTTCTTGGTGGAACCAGCGGCAATGTGGTGGCCGTCTAATTTGGTTCAGGTTTCACTGTTcag GGCTCTTCATGAGAAGGAAAAAAGGCCCAAAGGGGGATTGACACGCACCCAGTTCTTTCTGATTGCTTTCATCTGCAGCTTTGCCTATTATGTATTCCCTGGCTATCTCTTCCAAATGCTAACCTCCCTCTCTTGGATATGCTGGATTTTCCCCAAATCCATACTGGCCCAACAACTCGGGTCGGGTTTACATGGGCTTGGAATTGGTAGTATTGGGCTCGACTGGTCCACCATCTCTTCCTACTATGGAAGCCCACTTGTGAGTCCATGGTTTGCGACTGCCAACGTTGCCGCTGGATATTTCATTTTCATGTTTGTTGTAACACccatattttattggttgaacATCTACAAAGCCAAAAGTTTCCCGATATTTTCCCGCGATCTGTTCAAATCAAACGGCCAGAAGTATAACATTCAGGCCATCGTTGATTCCAATTTCCACATTGACATGGTTGCCTACGAGAAAGAAGGGCCACTTTATCTCAGCGTATTCTATGTAATTACTAATGGTGTTGGATTTGCTTCTCTTGCTGCCCTAATTGTACATGTTGCTCTCTTCCATGGAAG AGAAATACGGGAGCAAAGCAGATCAAGTTTTCAGGAGAAAACAATGGACATACACACAAAACTAATGAGAAGGTACAAACAAGTGCCTGAGTGGTGGTTTTTGGTCATTCTTGTGTCTAGCATTGCAGCAACCATATTTGCTTGTCAGAAATTCAATGATCAGCTTCAGTTGCCTTGGTGGGGTCTTCTATTAGCCTGTGCCGTTGGCTTTTTCTTCACACTTCCAATGGGAATCATCACTGCCATTACAAATCAA TCACCAGGCTTAACCTTCGTAACCCAGTACATTATAGGGTATATATACCCAGGATATCCTGTCGCCAATATGATGTTCAAGGTTTATGGATCTATTAGCACATTACAGGCCATCACTTTCCTGCAAGACTTAAAGCTTGGTCACTATATGAAAATCCCTCCCAGAACCATGTTCATGGCACAG TCATATGGGGTTTGA
- the LOC107430078 gene encoding oligopeptide transporter 7-like isoform X2, with amino-acid sequence MEEEPNHQIRIPLLSKDCKKDEDYCTYRSSTSSPPSKSESVSQSPVEQVALTVPTTDDPSLPVLTFRMWVLGILSCTLLSFLNQFFWYRTEPLLITAISAQIAVVPLGQLMASKLTDRVFFQGTRLEFTMNPGPFNVKEHVLITIFANSGAGMVYAIHLVTVVKVFYKNNIGFFVSLVVIVTTQVMGFGWAGFFRRFLVEPAAMWWPSNLVQVSLFRALHEKEKRRRGGLTRTQFFLIAFICSFAYYVFPGYLFQVLTSFSWICWIFPKSILAQQLGSGLYGLGIGAIGLDWSTVSSYIGSPLVSPWFATANIAAGYFIFMFILTPIFYWLNIYKAKTFPIFSRNLFKSNGQTYNIPAIIDSNFHIDMVAYEKEGPLYLSVSYVITNGAGFASLAALIVHVALFHGRELREQSRSSFQEKTIDIHTKLMRRYKQVPEWWFLVILLPSIAASLFACQKFNDQLQLPWWGLLLACAIGFFFTLPMGIITAITNQAPPLTTITQYIIGYIYPGYPVANMLFRVYGSISTVQAITFLHDFKLGHYMKIPPRTMFMAQMFGTLIATIVYLGTAWWLMETIPDLCEDPSSIWTCPTDTVFYNGSVIWGLIGPQRIFGDLGTYSAINWFFLIGAIAPVPVWLASKVFPKQDWIRLVNMPVLIATMAAMPPATAVNMSTWIIVGFLSGFVVYRYKPDWWRRHNYVLSGALDAGLAFMAVLLYFGLGLEGVGLHWWGNELDGCPLASCPTAKGVVVEGCPVHH; translated from the exons ATGGAAGAAGAACCTAACCACCAAATCAGAATCCCTCTCT TATCTAAGGATTGTAAGAAAGATGAAGACTATTGTACCTATCGGTCATCAACTTCATCACcaccatcaaaatctgaatcaGTATCTCAGTCGCCGGTGGAACAAGTGGCTCTTACTGTACCCACCACAGACGATCCCTCCCTCCCAGTCTTAACCTTTCGAATGTGGGTCCTCGGAATCTTATCGTGCACCCTCCTCTCCTTCCTCAATCAGTTCTTCTGGTACCGAACTGAGCCACTCTTAATCACGGCCATCTCGGCCCAGATAGCAGTGGTTCCACTCGGCCAGCTCATGGCTTCCAAACTCACAGACCGAGTGTTTTTCCAAGGGACAAGATTGGAATTTACCATGAATCCCGGTCCTTTCAATGTAAAAGAACACGTTCTGATCACCATCTTTGCAAACTCCGGAGCTGGCATGGTCTACGCTATTCATCTTGTGACCGTGGTTAAGGTTTTCTACAAGAACAACATCGGTTTTTTCGTGTCCTTGGTTGTTATCGTAACAACCCAG GTGATGGGTTTTGGATGGGCTGGTTTTTTCAGGAGGTTCTTGGTGGAACCAGCGGCAATGTGGTGGCCATCTAATTTGGTTCAGGTTTCATTGTTCAg GGCTCTTCATGAGAAGGAAAAAAGGCGCAGAGGAGGGTTGACACGCACTCAGTTCTTTCTGATTGCCTTCATCTGCAGCTTTGCTTACTATGTATTCCCTGGTTATCTCTTCCAAGTGCTAACCTCCTTCTCTTGGATATGCTGGATATTCCCCAAATCCATACTGGCCCAACAACTTGGGTCGGGTTTATATGGGCTTGGAATTGGTGCTATTGGTCTCGACTGGTCCACCGTCTCTTCATACATTGGAAGCCCACTTGTTAGTCCATGGTTTGCCACCGCCAACATTGCCGCTGGATATTTCATTTTCATGTTTATTCTGACACccatattttattggttgaacATCTACAAAGCCAAAACCTTTCCAATATTTTCCCGCAATCTATTCAAGTCAAACGGCCAAACGTATAATATTCCAGCCATCATTGATTCCAATTTCCACATTGACATGGTTGCCTACGAGAAAGAAGGGCCACTTTATCTCAGTGTATCCTATGTAATTACTAATGGTGCTGGATTTGCTTCTCTTGCTGCCCTAATTGTACATGTTGCTCTCTTCCATGGAAG agAATTAAGGGAGCAAAGCAGATCAAGTTTTCAGGAGAAAACAATAGACATACACACAAAACTAATGAGAAGGTACAAACAAGTGCCTGAGTGGTGGTTTTTGGTCATTCTTTTGCCCAGCATTGCAGCTTCCTTATTTGCTTGTCAGAAATTCAATGATCAGCTTCAGTTGCCTTGGTGGGGTCTTCTATTAGCCTGTGCTATTGGCTTTTTCTTCACCCTTCCAATGGGAATCATTACTGCCATTACAAATCAA GCACCACCCTTAACCACCATAACCCAGTACATCATAGGGTATATATACCCAGGATATCCTGTTGCCAATATGTTGTTCAGGGTTTATGGATCTATTAGCACTGTACAAGCCATCACTTTCTTGCACGACTTCAAGCTCGGTCATTATATGAAAATCCCTCCCAGAACCATGTTCATGGCACAG ATGTTTGGAACTCTCATAGCTACCATTGTCTACTTGGGAACTGCATGGTGGCTGATGGAAACCATTCCTGACTTATGTGAGGATCCATCATCCATATGGACATGTCCCACTGACACTGTGTTTTATAATGGATCAGTCATATGGGGTTTAATCGGTCCTCAAAGGATCTTCGGGGACTTGGGGACTTATTCTGCCATCAATTGGTTCTTCTTAATAGGCGCTATAGCTCCCGTCCCTGTATGGTTAGCATCCAAGGTATTCCCAAAACAAGATTGGATTAGACTTGTCAACATGCCGGTGCTGATCGCAACCATGGCAGCAATGCCTCCGGCCACCGCGGTTAACATGTCCACTTGGATCATTGTGGGATTCCTGTCAGGGTTTGTGGTGTATAGGTATAAGCCGGATTGGTGGCGGCGACATAATTATGTACTTTCTGGTGCTCTTGATGCTGGCCTTGCCTTCATGGCGGTGCTATTGTATTTTGGTTTGGGCTtggaaggtgttggtctccatTGGTGGGGAAATGAGCTTGACGGGTGTCCCTTGGCTTCTTGTCCCACTGCCAAAGGGGTTGTGGTTGAAGGTTGCCCTGTTCACCACTGA
- the LOC107430078 gene encoding oligopeptide transporter 7-like isoform X4, which produces MEEEPNHQIRIPLLSKDCKKDEDYCTYRSSTSSPPSKSESVSQSPVEQVALTVPTTDDPSLPVLTFRMWVLGILSCTLLSFLNQFFWYRTEPLLITAISAQIAVVPLGQLMASKLTDRVFFQGTRLEFTMNPGPFNVKEHVLITIFANSGAGMVYAIHLVTVVKVFYKNNIGFFVSLVVIVTTQVMGFGWAGFFRRFLVEPAAMWWPSNLVQVSLFRALHEKEKRRRGGLTRTQFFLIAFICSFAYYVFPGYLFQVLTSFSWICWIFPKSILAQQLGSGLYGLGIGAIGLDWSTVSSYIGSPLVSPWFATANIAAGYFIFMFILTPIFYWLNIYKAKTFPIFSRNLFKSNGQTYNIPAIIDSNFHIDMVAYEKEGPLYLSVSYVITNGAGFASLAALIVHVALFHGRELREQSRSSFQEKTIDIHTKLMRRYKQVPEWWFLVILLPSIAASLFACQKFNDQLQLPWWGLLLACAIGFFFTLPMGIITAITNQAPPLTTITQYIIGYIYPGYPVANMLFRVYGSISTVQAITFLHDFKLGHYMKIPPRTMFMAQGSSREGKKAKRRVDTHSVLSDCLHLQLCLLCIPWLSLPNANLPPLDMLDIPQINSGPTTWVGSIWTWNWYYWARLVHNLLLPRKPTCESMVCHCQCCRDISFSCLLQHPYFFG; this is translated from the exons ATGGAAGAAGAGCCTAACCATCAAATCAGAATCCCTCTCT TATCTAAGGATTGTAAGAAAGATGAAGACTATTGTACCTATCGGTCATCAACTTCATCACcaccatcaaaatctgaatcaGTATCTCAGTCGCCGGTGGAACAAGTGGCTCTTACTGTACCCACCACAGACGATCCCTCCCTCCCAGTCTTAACCTTTCGAATGTGGGTCCTCGGAATCTTATCGTGCACCCTCCTCTCCTTCCTCAATCAGTTCTTCTGGTACCGAACTGAGCCACTCTTAATCACGGCCATCTCGGCCCAGATAGCAGTGGTTCCACTCGGCCAGCTCATGGCTTCCAAACTCACAGACCGAGTGTTTTTCCAAGGGACAAGATTGGAATTTACCATGAATCCCGGTCCTTTCAATGTAAAAGAACACGTTCTGATCACCATCTTTGCAAACTCCGGAGCTGGCATGGTCTACGCTATTCATCTTGTGACCGTGGTTAAGGTTTTCTACAAGAACAACATCGGTTTTTTCGTGTCCTTGGTTGTTATCGTAACAACCCAG GTGATGGGTTTTGGATGGGCTGGTTTTTTCAGGAGGTTCTTGGTGGAACCAGCGGCAATGTGGTGGCCATCTAATTTGGTTCAGGTTTCATTGTTCAg GGCTCTTCATGAGAAGGAAAAAAGGCGCAGAGGAGGGTTGACACGCACTCAGTTCTTTCTGATTGCCTTCATCTGCAGCTTTGCTTACTATGTATTCCCTGGTTATCTCTTCCAAGTGCTAACCTCCTTCTCTTGGATATGCTGGATATTCCCCAAATCCATACTGGCCCAACAACTTGGGTCGGGTTTATATGGGCTTGGAATTGGTGCTATTGGTCTCGACTGGTCCACCGTCTCTTCATACATTGGAAGCCCACTTGTTAGTCCATGGTTTGCCACCGCCAACATTGCCGCTGGATATTTCATTTTCATGTTTATTCTGACACccatattttattggttgaacATCTACAAAGCCAAAACCTTTCCAATATTTTCCCGCAATCTATTCAAGTCAAACGGCCAAACGTATAATATTCCAGCCATCATTGATTCCAATTTCCACATTGACATGGTTGCCTACGAGAAAGAAGGGCCACTTTATCTCAGTGTATCCTATGTAATTACTAATGGTGCTGGATTTGCTTCTCTTGCTGCCCTAATTGTACATGTTGCTCTCTTCCATGGAAG agAATTAAGGGAGCAAAGCAGATCAAGTTTTCAGGAGAAAACAATAGACATACACACAAAACTAATGAGAAGGTACAAACAAGTGCCTGAGTGGTGGTTTTTGGTCATTCTTTTGCCCAGCATTGCAGCTTCCTTATTTGCTTGTCAGAAATTCAATGATCAGCTTCAGTTGCCTTGGTGGGGTCTTCTATTAGCCTGTGCTATTGGCTTTTTCTTCACCCTTCCAATGGGAATCATTACTGCCATTACAAATCAA GCACCACCCTTAACCACCATAACCCAGTACATCATAGGGTATATATACCCAGGATATCCTGTTGCCAATATGTTGTTCAGGGTTTATGGATCTATTAGCACTGTACAAGCCATCACTTTCTTGCACGACTTCAAGCTCGGTCATTATATGAAAATCCCTCCCAGAACCATGTTCATGGCACAG GGCTCTTCACGAGAAGGAAAAAAGGCAAAGAGGAGAGTTGACACGCACTCAGTTCTTTCTGATTGCCTTCATCTGCAGCTTTGCTTACTATGCATTCCCTGGCTATCTCTTCCAAATGCTAACCTCCCTCCCTTGGATATGCTGGATATTCCCCAAATCAATTCTGGCCCAACAACTTGGGTCGGGTCTATATGGACTTGGAATTGGTACTATTGGGCTCGACTGGTCCACAATCTCCTCCTACCTCGGAAGCCCACTTGTGAGTCCATGGTCTGCCACTGCCAATGTTGCCGGgatatttctttttcatgtttGTTACAACAcccatatttttttggttga
- the LOC107430078 gene encoding oligopeptide transporter 7-like isoform X1, producing the protein MEEEPNHQIRIPLLSKDCKKDEDYCTYRSSTSSPPSKSESVSQSPVEQVALTVPTTDDPSLPVLTFRMWVLGILSCTLLSFLNQFFWYRTEPLLITAISAQIAVVPLGQLMASKLTDRVFFQGTRLEFTMNPGPFNVKEHVLITIFANSGAGMVYAIHLVTVVKVFYKNNIGFFVSLVVIVTTQVMGFGWAGFFRRFLVEPAAMWWPSNLVQVSLFRALHEKEKRRRGGLTRTQFFLIAFICSFAYYVFPGYLFQVLTSFSWICWIFPKSILAQQLGSGLYGLGIGAIGLDWSTVSSYIGSPLVSPWFATANIAAGYFIFMFILTPIFYWLNIYKAKTFPIFSRNLFKSNGQTYNIPAIIDSNFHIDMVAYEKEGPLYLSVSYVITNGAGFASLAALIVHVALFHGRELREQSRSSFQEKTIDIHTKLMRRYKQVPEWWFLVILLPSIAASLFACQKFNDQLQLPWWGLLLACAIGFFFTLPMGIITAITNQAPPLTTITQYIIGYIYPGYPVANMLFRVYGSISTVQAITFLHDFKLGHYMKIPPRTMFMAQMFGTLIATIVYLGTAWWLMETIPDLCEDPSSIWTCPTDTVFYNGSVIWGLIGPQRIFGDLGTYSAINWFFLIGAIAPVPVWLASKVFPKQDWIRLVNMPVLIATMAAMPPATAVNMSTWIIVGFLSGFVVYRYKPDWWRRHNYVLSGALDAGLAFMAVLLYFGLGLEGVGLHWWGNELDGCPLASCPTAKGVVVEGCPVHH; encoded by the exons ATGGAAGAAGAGCCTAACCATCAAATCAGAATCCCTCTCT TATCTAAGGATTGTAAGAAAGATGAAGACTATTGTACCTATCGGTCATCAACTTCATCACcaccatcaaaatctgaatcaGTATCTCAGTCGCCGGTGGAACAAGTGGCTCTTACTGTACCCACCACAGACGATCCCTCCCTCCCAGTCTTAACCTTTCGAATGTGGGTCCTCGGAATCTTATCGTGCACCCTCCTCTCCTTCCTCAATCAGTTCTTCTGGTACCGAACTGAGCCACTCTTAATCACGGCCATCTCGGCCCAGATAGCAGTGGTTCCACTCGGCCAGCTCATGGCTTCCAAACTCACAGACCGAGTGTTTTTCCAAGGGACAAGATTGGAATTTACCATGAATCCCGGTCCTTTCAATGTAAAAGAACACGTTCTGATCACCATCTTTGCAAACTCCGGAGCTGGCATGGTCTACGCTATTCATCTTGTGACCGTGGTTAAGGTTTTCTACAAGAACAACATCGGTTTTTTCGTGTCCTTGGTTGTTATCGTAACAACCCAG GTGATGGGTTTTGGATGGGCTGGTTTTTTCAGGAGGTTCTTGGTGGAACCAGCGGCAATGTGGTGGCCATCTAATTTGGTTCAGGTTTCATTGTTCAg GGCTCTTCATGAGAAGGAAAAAAGGCGCAGAGGAGGGTTGACACGCACTCAGTTCTTTCTGATTGCCTTCATCTGCAGCTTTGCTTACTATGTATTCCCTGGTTATCTCTTCCAAGTGCTAACCTCCTTCTCTTGGATATGCTGGATATTCCCCAAATCCATACTGGCCCAACAACTTGGGTCGGGTTTATATGGGCTTGGAATTGGTGCTATTGGTCTCGACTGGTCCACCGTCTCTTCATACATTGGAAGCCCACTTGTTAGTCCATGGTTTGCCACCGCCAACATTGCCGCTGGATATTTCATTTTCATGTTTATTCTGACACccatattttattggttgaacATCTACAAAGCCAAAACCTTTCCAATATTTTCCCGCAATCTATTCAAGTCAAACGGCCAAACGTATAATATTCCAGCCATCATTGATTCCAATTTCCACATTGACATGGTTGCCTACGAGAAAGAAGGGCCACTTTATCTCAGTGTATCCTATGTAATTACTAATGGTGCTGGATTTGCTTCTCTTGCTGCCCTAATTGTACATGTTGCTCTCTTCCATGGAAG agAATTAAGGGAGCAAAGCAGATCAAGTTTTCAGGAGAAAACAATAGACATACACACAAAACTAATGAGAAGGTACAAACAAGTGCCTGAGTGGTGGTTTTTGGTCATTCTTTTGCCCAGCATTGCAGCTTCCTTATTTGCTTGTCAGAAATTCAATGATCAGCTTCAGTTGCCTTGGTGGGGTCTTCTATTAGCCTGTGCTATTGGCTTTTTCTTCACCCTTCCAATGGGAATCATTACTGCCATTACAAATCAA GCACCACCCTTAACCACCATAACCCAGTACATCATAGGGTATATATACCCAGGATATCCTGTTGCCAATATGTTGTTCAGGGTTTATGGATCTATTAGCACTGTACAAGCCATCACTTTCTTGCACGACTTCAAGCTCGGTCATTATATGAAAATCCCTCCCAGAACCATGTTCATGGCACAG ATGTTTGGAACTCTCATAGCTACCATTGTCTACTTGGGAACTGCATGGTGGCTGATGGAAACCATTCCTGACTTATGTGAGGATCCATCATCCATATGGACATGTCCCACTGACACTGTGTTTTATAATGGATCAGTCATATGGGGTTTAATCGGTCCTCAAAGGATCTTCGGGGACTTGGGGACTTATTCTGCCATCAATTGGTTCTTCTTAATAGGCGCTATAGCTCCCGTCCCTGTATGGTTAGCATCCAAGGTATTCCCAAAACAAGATTGGATTAGACTTGTCAACATGCCGGTGCTGATCGCAACCATGGCAGCAATGCCTCCGGCCACCGCGGTTAACATGTCCACTTGGATCATTGTGGGATTCCTGTCAGGGTTTGTGGTGTATAGGTATAAGCCGGATTGGTGGCGGCGACATAATTATGTACTTTCTGGTGCTCTTGATGCTGGCCTTGCCTTCATGGCGGTGCTATTGTATTTTGGTTTGGGCTtggaaggtgttggtctccatTGGTGGGGAAATGAGCTTGACGGGTGTCCCTTGGCTTCTTGTCCCACTGCCAAAGGGGTTGTGGTTGAAGGTTGCCCTGTTCACCACTGA